The Nitrospira sp. KM1 genome includes a window with the following:
- a CDS encoding thioesterase family protein, which translates to MEIRIYYEDTDCGGVVYYANYLRYFERARTEFLESRGLSVRTLMDEDTMFVVVRAELSYQSPARYGDTLLVETTISEITAASFWINHVVRDKSDGHVVVTGSARLAVTGKNGKVKRLDKSIFTALDSRVKGTADG; encoded by the coding sequence ATGGAAATCAGGATTTATTATGAAGACACCGATTGCGGTGGAGTGGTCTATTACGCGAACTATCTCAGGTACTTTGAACGTGCGCGGACTGAGTTTCTCGAGTCGCGAGGGCTGTCCGTCAGAACATTGATGGACGAAGACACGATGTTCGTCGTCGTCCGGGCTGAACTGAGCTATCAATCTCCGGCGCGTTACGGGGACACGCTTCTCGTGGAGACGACCATTTCAGAGATTACGGCAGCCTCGTTCTGGATCAATCACGTTGTAAGGGATAAATCCGACGGGCATGTCGTGGTGACCGGATCAGCCCGACTGGCCGTCACCGGGAAAAATGGGAAGGTCAAGCGTCTCGACAAATCCATCTTCACCGCGCTAGATTCGAGGGTGAAAGGAACTGCAGATGGATAA
- a CDS encoding TIGR02710 family CRISPR-associated CARF protein, whose amino-acid sequence MVSDLPAGALIVTLTDDLAPAVRSINRLSPDSLCFVLPESAKPSVERDLQPQITRMPRRWDWIALADTTSFPECYQHVARSIPGLLRHWGIDPGSLVVDLTGATPAMAAALAIVTMPFTSRIVSLAGMVDGRDGESVTSGESRETWIQTNPWDEASQTARREGSELFNAGDYHAAGSVFRHIESRVSGGLKPLYHALADLAEGYHFWDRLQHRPAWDKLKAASKALEMAALFGGPPELKDVLPSVKANTGFLEKLVLDPAEVKEFLALDLLAYCQRRLRMAGDSEIAMRSLVRALEAFSQWQLFKRHRIKTWDAQPEQLPAGMQDLCRKSYVSDIDGKFQLPLTAQWRALSELGDPTGQSFNRLWPLMKPMLDAVNHAVLGHGFEGVKSERVQQLYDLAVKLTGVQDVSLPKFPVLKL is encoded by the coding sequence ATGGTTTCCGATCTACCAGCGGGCGCTCTTATCGTGACCCTCACGGACGATCTGGCCCCGGCCGTGCGCTCAATCAATCGCCTGTCGCCGGACTCGCTGTGTTTTGTTCTGCCGGAGTCAGCCAAGCCTTCCGTCGAACGCGACTTGCAGCCGCAGATTACACGGATGCCTCGACGGTGGGACTGGATCGCCCTGGCGGATACGACGAGCTTCCCAGAGTGTTATCAGCATGTGGCTCGATCCATTCCGGGACTGTTGCGGCACTGGGGGATCGATCCGGGCTCCCTCGTCGTGGACCTTACCGGCGCCACCCCGGCAATGGCGGCAGCCTTGGCGATCGTCACCATGCCATTTACCTCCCGCATCGTATCCCTGGCGGGCATGGTGGACGGGCGGGATGGGGAGTCCGTGACATCTGGAGAAAGTCGGGAAACCTGGATTCAGACGAATCCGTGGGACGAGGCGTCGCAAACCGCTCGTCGGGAGGGTAGCGAGTTATTTAATGCAGGTGACTATCACGCGGCAGGTTCCGTATTTCGTCACATCGAATCGCGGGTGAGCGGAGGACTCAAGCCTCTGTATCACGCCCTGGCTGATCTGGCCGAAGGCTATCACTTCTGGGACCGGCTCCAGCATCGGCCGGCATGGGACAAGCTCAAAGCGGCATCCAAGGCGCTGGAAATGGCCGCGTTGTTCGGAGGTCCGCCCGAACTCAAGGACGTCCTTCCATCCGTCAAAGCCAATACCGGATTCTTGGAAAAGCTCGTTCTTGATCCGGCCGAGGTGAAGGAGTTTCTCGCCCTCGACCTATTGGCCTATTGCCAGCGAAGATTACGGATGGCCGGGGATTCGGAAATAGCGATGCGTTCGCTTGTCCGAGCGCTCGAGGCCTTCTCGCAGTGGCAACTGTTCAAACGGCATCGCATCAAGACTTGGGATGCACAGCCCGAGCAGCTGCCGGCCGGCATGCAGGATCTCTGTCGCAAAAGTTATGTCAGCGACATTGATGGTAAATTTCAATTGCCTCTGACGGCGCAATGGCGGGCATTATCTGAACTGGGCGATCCGACGGGCCAGTCGTTCAATCGTTTGTGGCCTCTGATGAAGCCCATGCTGGACGCAGTAAATCATGCCGTATTAGGCCATGGATTTGAAGGAGTCAAAAGCGAGCGGGTCCAGCAGCTCTATGACCTTGCTGTTAAATTGACCGGTGTTCAAGACGTATCATTGCCGAAATTTCCTGTGTTGAAACTCTAG
- a CDS encoding NfeD family protein, with protein MIWWYWMVLGLVLFGAEMTTPGGFYMIFFGLSAIAIGTLGGLDLVVTDWLQWLLFSVIAVASLLLFRGPLMERIKPTTERSSRIDSLVGEIAVSLAPLGTGETGKAELRGTTWNVKNIGPTTLGKGQRGRVAQVDGLTLLITAE; from the coding sequence ATGATCTGGTGGTACTGGATGGTACTGGGTCTGGTGCTGTTCGGTGCAGAAATGACGACTCCGGGAGGATTCTACATGATCTTCTTCGGACTATCGGCCATCGCCATCGGCACACTGGGAGGACTCGACCTTGTGGTGACCGATTGGCTGCAATGGCTATTGTTCTCGGTCATTGCCGTCGCCTCTCTCCTCCTCTTTCGCGGGCCGCTCATGGAACGGATCAAACCTACTACTGAACGATCGTCCCGGATCGATTCGTTGGTGGGAGAAATTGCCGTTTCGCTCGCTCCGCTGGGAACGGGGGAAACGGGAAAAGCCGAATTGCGCGGTACCACATGGAACGTCAAAAATATCGGACCGACGACGCTCGGTAAAGGACAGCGAGGACGGGTGGCACAGGTGGACGGTCTCACGCTGTTGATTACTGCCGAATAA
- a CDS encoding SPFH domain-containing protein, with amino-acid sequence MPGGFLVVLILALLVLYVIAKTAVVVPQQSAYVVERLGKYSATLDAGFHILLPFVDTIRYKHSLKEMAVDIPEQVCITRDNVQVSVDGVLYLKVLNPERASYGIHDYHFALSQLAQTTLRSEIGKIELDRTFEERTNINIQVVNELDKASEPWGVKVLRYEIKNITPPKDVLNAMEKQMRAEREKRALILTSEGARDAAINQAEGEKQQVIKASEAKKQQQINEAEGAAAAILAIAQATSEGLRKVAESIRVPGGEEAVQLRVAEQYISKFGELAKSTNTLVLPASVSDVGSMIALAMNAVRQSSRSNPSKT; translated from the coding sequence ATGCCAGGTGGATTTCTCGTCGTACTCATTCTCGCCCTGCTGGTTCTATACGTCATCGCCAAAACCGCCGTCGTCGTTCCACAACAAAGCGCCTACGTGGTCGAGCGGCTGGGGAAATACTCCGCCACGCTCGATGCAGGCTTCCATATCCTGCTGCCCTTCGTCGATACGATCCGATACAAGCACTCCTTAAAGGAAATGGCTGTCGACATTCCTGAACAGGTCTGCATCACTCGCGACAACGTGCAGGTGTCGGTGGACGGGGTGCTGTACTTGAAGGTGCTCAATCCCGAGCGGGCATCGTACGGAATTCATGATTATCACTTTGCGCTCTCGCAACTGGCGCAAACGACGCTTCGGAGCGAAATCGGCAAGATCGAGTTGGACCGCACATTCGAAGAACGTACCAATATCAATATCCAGGTCGTCAATGAGCTGGACAAAGCATCCGAGCCCTGGGGCGTCAAAGTCCTCCGCTACGAAATCAAGAACATCACCCCTCCCAAAGACGTCCTGAACGCCATGGAGAAGCAGATGCGGGCGGAACGGGAAAAGCGCGCGTTGATTCTCACGTCCGAAGGCGCGCGGGACGCCGCCATCAATCAGGCCGAGGGTGAGAAGCAACAGGTGATCAAAGCCTCGGAAGCGAAGAAACAGCAACAGATCAACGAGGCCGAAGGAGCCGCCGCCGCAATCCTGGCCATTGCCCAGGCCACGTCTGAAGGACTGCGCAAGGTTGCCGAATCCATCCGCGTTCCCGGAGGGGAGGAGGCCGTGCAATTGCGTGTGGCTGAACAATACATTTCAAAGTTCGGCGAGCTCGCGAAATCCACGAACACCCTGGTCTTGCCCGCCAGTGTTTCCGACGTCGGATCCATGATCGCCTTGGCCATGAACGCGGTCCGTCAATCCTCCCGTTCGAACCCGTCGAAGACGTAA
- a CDS encoding SIS domain-containing protein yields MNDVVLAAFTESASVKTQFAREQADRILQAAKTISAAFRDGRKVLLFGNGGSATDAAHIAAEFVGRYKRERHPLPAIALATDIAAITCIANDYGFDELFARQVRAHGQRGDIAIAISTSGNSPNVLKGVEAAAVAGLTTMAWTGSKGQTLAGMVTYPFIVPSAVTARIQECHITLGHVFCELIEEELLDTAS; encoded by the coding sequence ATGAACGATGTTGTCCTCGCCGCATTTACGGAAAGTGCTTCCGTCAAGACACAGTTCGCCCGTGAACAGGCCGATCGAATTCTTCAGGCGGCAAAGACGATCTCCGCGGCGTTTCGCGACGGGAGAAAAGTCTTGCTGTTCGGGAACGGAGGCAGCGCCACGGATGCGGCCCACATTGCCGCAGAGTTTGTCGGCCGTTACAAGCGCGAGCGTCATCCGCTTCCCGCCATCGCATTGGCGACCGACATCGCCGCAATCACGTGTATCGCCAATGATTACGGATTCGACGAGTTGTTCGCCAGACAGGTCCGTGCGCACGGGCAACGGGGCGACATCGCGATCGCCATCAGCACGAGCGGGAACTCGCCGAACGTGTTGAAGGGCGTCGAGGCGGCCGCGGTCGCAGGTTTAACCACCATGGCCTGGACGGGAAGCAAGGGTCAAACACTCGCTGGGATGGTCACCTACCCCTTCATCGTTCCCTCGGCAGTCACCGCGCGGATTCAGGAGTGTCATATCACGCTGGGACACGTCTTCTGCGAATTGATCGAGGAAGAACTCCTTGACACCGCGTCCTGA
- a CDS encoding SprT-like domain-containing protein, whose product MTPKIIPLPTTDELTHIWRDLNLRYFNGALPSIAVVWSRRLTSSVGMFVSRTGPRSGWTTGTAARSSRREIRMSRPLLGLLIAKAPYGKQELISTLAHEMIHQWQYDVLKRRPNHGTEFLRKMRDMNRDGSLAVTIYHSLRQEVQALQRFAWRCRWCNRIYRRQRRSIEPARHSCGSCRGPLQELAGQKPVSVSPDPSRELSLAQLSFIF is encoded by the coding sequence ATGACCCCGAAAATCATCCCTCTCCCGACAACCGACGAACTCACCCACATCTGGCGCGACCTCAACCTCCGATATTTCAACGGCGCGCTGCCGAGCATCGCCGTCGTGTGGAGTCGGCGCCTGACGTCCTCCGTCGGCATGTTTGTGAGCCGCACCGGCCCGCGATCAGGCTGGACAACGGGCACGGCTGCGCGCTCGTCCAGACGAGAGATCCGTATGTCAAGGCCACTCCTCGGTTTATTGATCGCGAAGGCGCCGTACGGCAAACAGGAACTCATCAGCACCCTGGCTCATGAAATGATCCATCAGTGGCAGTACGACGTCCTCAAACGACGCCCGAACCATGGCACGGAGTTCCTGCGCAAGATGCGGGATATGAATCGCGACGGTTCGCTGGCGGTGACGATCTACCATTCGTTGCGACAGGAAGTTCAAGCGCTCCAACGATTCGCATGGCGCTGCCGGTGGTGCAATCGCATTTATCGTCGGCAACGTCGATCAATCGAGCCTGCCCGCCACAGCTGCGGCAGTTGCCGTGGCCCGTTGCAAGAACTGGCGGGGCAGAAGCCCGTGAGCGTTTCCCCTGACCCGAGTCGCGAATTATCACTTGCACAGCTTTCGTTCATTTTTTAG
- a CDS encoding DNA polymerase IV yields MRWARQVLFGDIDAMYASAAVVKEPALAGKPVAVGGPSPRGIILAASYPVRAFGVRSAMPTAEALRLCPNLILIPPDRPLYRRLHDEMRMVTDRLFPVTEWSSIDEFYAETTDLQSLYPDPQVLGQLTKHTLQQATGLRCTIGIASGKTVAKIAADSHKPDGLLVIEPGNEASFLSRLPVRSLPGIGPKTGALLDRAGIQRLGDLLDARWHTFLLRHLGNRLYAIQELLHGHDPDPVFADRESKSLSHETTFDLDTADPGYLEDVLRGFLRSLARDLRQDFTAANTFTVKLKDSRFIITTKQRSFASPLNYDPEMWPAIRQALHDLMQSDMTYRLVGLSLTSLTPAAQGLFNQRRAKAIHVMDALTAKHGPQIIGLGGVAAEEEDM; encoded by the coding sequence ATGCGGTGGGCTCGCCAGGTATTGTTCGGCGATATCGATGCCATGTACGCATCGGCCGCCGTGGTGAAGGAGCCTGCGCTGGCGGGAAAGCCCGTCGCGGTCGGAGGTCCTTCTCCCAGGGGGATCATCTTGGCAGCCAGTTACCCGGTGCGGGCATTCGGTGTCCGGTCCGCCATGCCCACGGCAGAGGCTCTGCGTCTCTGCCCAAATCTCATTTTGATTCCCCCGGACCGTCCTCTGTACCGGCGGCTCCACGATGAGATGCGGATGGTCACCGATCGTCTGTTTCCGGTGACCGAATGGAGCAGTATCGACGAGTTTTACGCGGAGACGACGGATCTGCAATCGCTCTATCCTGACCCACAGGTTCTGGGACAGTTGACGAAACACACCCTGCAGCAAGCCACCGGACTGCGATGCACGATCGGCATTGCAAGTGGAAAGACCGTCGCGAAAATCGCCGCGGACTCACACAAACCCGATGGGCTTCTCGTCATTGAGCCAGGGAACGAAGCGTCGTTTCTGAGCCGTCTTCCCGTCAGGTCTCTGCCAGGAATCGGACCGAAAACCGGTGCGCTGCTGGACCGGGCAGGAATCCAACGACTTGGCGATCTATTAGACGCACGCTGGCACACTTTTCTATTGCGGCATCTCGGGAATCGGCTCTACGCGATACAGGAACTGTTGCACGGGCATGACCCCGACCCCGTCTTCGCGGATCGCGAGTCAAAAAGCCTCAGTCATGAAACGACGTTCGATCTCGATACCGCCGATCCGGGCTATTTGGAAGACGTCCTCCGTGGCTTCTTACGATCCTTGGCTCGGGACCTTCGGCAAGATTTCACAGCCGCGAACACCTTCACGGTAAAGTTAAAGGACAGCCGCTTCATCATCACAACGAAGCAGCGGTCTTTTGCCAGCCCCCTGAACTATGATCCAGAAATGTGGCCTGCAATTCGTCAGGCACTGCATGATCTGATGCAGTCGGACATGACCTACCGCCTGGTCGGCCTTTCGCTGACATCACTGACGCCGGCCGCGCAGGGACTTTTCAATCAACGGCGGGCGAAGGCCATCCATGTGATGGACGCATTGACGGCCAAGCATGGCCCACAGATCATCGGTCTTGGTGGCGTCGCAGCCGAGGAGGAGGACATGTAG
- a CDS encoding PD40 domain-containing protein: protein MLSGWRSRRPLFTVLLAMVYVVQAACSSGGDDSSPPVPPTVTTSSVNSSGVNESLNVQLDATGTGPFSWQLTTAQTSLPAGVTLQSSGLLTGTPTEEGQFPFSVQVTGPGGSATKDLKLTTLGSTHRVSVVSATSTTAPLGEANGASGTDNRSFDQGISGTGRFVVFDSLATNLVSAPSANGVNRQVYLHDRQTGLTEMVSVSSAGAAGDQDSLVAVVSDDGNIVVFDSFSANLVTGDTNGVRDVFVRNRAAGTTVRISQPLTGGEVACVPSGLNDCNSFDPSISSDGTVIAFGSFRKLANDTDDEADVYVYVAGGSPTLTRITTANPGSTEPPTGSAGSPSVSADGRFVAFASQKKNLIAVDTADPFDDIFVYTVGTGVLRKVSIGFGGAAADGHSFGPSISGNGRFVAFWSEASNLVASDVGGFSDIFVVDTTATTLAPKLIANLALNQGDGNSIWPSISRDGKLIAFDTEATNFDAASQDNNGVRDAYIIDRSCSTDFGTPASAPCTFKRASIASDNNLGNGQSVFPALSGDGKYVAYYSDASNLIPGVGDTNGLRDAFVTKRQ from the coding sequence ATGTTGTCTGGGTGGAGATCGCGGAGACCACTGTTCACCGTTTTGCTCGCGATGGTCTATGTCGTGCAGGCCGCGTGTAGCAGCGGTGGAGATGATTCTTCTCCACCGGTCCCCCCGACCGTGACGACATCGTCTGTGAATTCATCAGGCGTTAATGAATCTTTGAATGTTCAGCTCGATGCTACGGGGACCGGCCCCTTTTCCTGGCAATTAACCACCGCTCAGACCTCGTTGCCTGCTGGCGTAACGTTGCAATCGTCAGGTCTGCTGACCGGCACTCCGACCGAAGAGGGGCAGTTCCCTTTCTCGGTACAGGTGACAGGTCCTGGTGGGTCGGCCACGAAGGATCTGAAACTGACCACGTTGGGCAGCACGCATCGTGTCTCCGTCGTCAGCGCCACATCTACGACGGCACCCTTGGGTGAAGCGAACGGAGCGAGTGGTACCGATAATCGCAGTTTCGATCAGGGAATCAGCGGCACCGGGCGTTTTGTCGTGTTCGATTCCCTGGCAACAAACCTTGTTTCTGCCCCCAGCGCGAACGGTGTGAATCGACAAGTGTATCTTCACGACCGTCAGACCGGCCTCACGGAAATGGTTTCGGTTTCTTCAGCCGGTGCGGCAGGCGACCAGGATAGTCTCGTCGCCGTCGTCAGCGACGACGGGAACATCGTGGTGTTCGATTCGTTCTCCGCCAATCTTGTGACGGGTGATACAAATGGTGTCAGGGACGTGTTTGTTCGTAACAGAGCCGCGGGGACGACGGTGCGGATCTCCCAACCGCTGACCGGGGGCGAAGTCGCGTGTGTACCAAGCGGCCTGAATGATTGCAACAGTTTCGATCCTTCCATCAGCTCAGATGGAACAGTGATCGCATTCGGATCTTTCAGAAAGCTCGCGAATGATACGGACGATGAGGCGGACGTCTATGTCTATGTGGCAGGCGGATCGCCGACCTTGACGAGGATCACGACGGCGAATCCAGGAAGTACGGAGCCACCCACCGGATCGGCAGGCAGCCCGAGCGTCAGCGCAGACGGCAGGTTCGTCGCGTTCGCGTCGCAGAAAAAAAATCTCATAGCCGTAGATACAGCTGATCCTTTTGACGACATTTTTGTCTATACCGTTGGCACCGGGGTGCTCCGCAAAGTCTCCATAGGATTCGGCGGGGCCGCGGCAGACGGGCACAGTTTCGGCCCATCGATCAGTGGCAACGGACGATTCGTCGCCTTCTGGTCGGAAGCGAGCAATCTTGTCGCCAGCGATGTGGGTGGCTTTTCGGACATCTTCGTCGTGGACACGACTGCCACCACGCTTGCGCCAAAGTTAATTGCCAATCTGGCGCTGAATCAAGGCGACGGCAACAGCATCTGGCCGTCGATCAGCCGAGACGGGAAGCTCATCGCCTTCGATACAGAGGCGACGAATTTCGATGCCGCGTCCCAAGATAACAACGGAGTGCGGGATGCCTACATTATCGATCGCAGCTGCTCGACGGATTTCGGGACACCTGCCAGTGCTCCCTGCACATTCAAGCGGGCTTCGATCGCGAGCGACAATAATCTCGGAAATGGTCAGAGTGTCTTTCCTGCACTCAGCGGAGACGGAAAATACGTCGCCTATTATTCCGATGCATCGAATCTGATCCCTGGGGTTGGAGATACCAATGGCCTTCGAGATGCTTTCGTGACGAAACGGCAATAA
- the rfaE2 gene encoding D-glycero-beta-D-manno-heptose 1-phosphate adenylyltransferase, with the protein MFSKLLTTSLLTTQLADEKRKGRRVVFTNGCFDLMHIGHTRYLQSARALGDILVVGVNSDRSVKTLNKAPDRPIVPEDQRAEVVAALGCVDYVVIFDEPDPLNVIGAVQPDVLVKGGDWSLDRIIGKDLVEQRGGLVRTIPLIPGLSTTALIQRIRSQT; encoded by the coding sequence ATGTTCTCGAAATTGTTGACGACCTCACTGTTAACTACTCAACTCGCCGATGAAAAACGGAAGGGTCGGCGAGTAGTTTTTACTAATGGTTGCTTCGATTTGATGCATATTGGGCATACGCGTTACTTGCAGTCGGCCAGGGCGCTCGGAGATATTCTTGTGGTGGGCGTCAACAGCGACAGATCCGTCAAAACCCTGAACAAAGCTCCTGATCGCCCCATCGTTCCAGAGGATCAGCGGGCTGAGGTCGTCGCGGCCCTTGGCTGCGTCGATTATGTCGTGATCTTTGACGAACCGGATCCTCTGAACGTGATTGGAGCGGTGCAACCGGATGTCTTGGTCAAAGGTGGCGACTGGTCGCTCGATCGCATTATTGGGAAGGACCTTGTCGAACAGCGGGGCGGCCTCGTGCGGACGATTCCTCTGATTCCTGGCCTCTCCACTACGGCTCTTATTCAACGTATACGATCGCAGACTTGA